Genomic window (Gasterosteus aculeatus unplaced genomic scaffold, fGasAcu3.hap1.1 HAP1_SCAFFOLD_117, whole genome shotgun sequence):
tgtgtgtgcaggtcttTCTTTGGGAAAGTGTGTTCCCCTCTGGAGTCAGGTCCTTGGGGACACGGTGGGGACCCGCGAGCGCTCACCAGCTGACAGCGCGTGCTTCACTGAGGCCATCCAACACCTCGGCCCACGAGCCCGCCAACAATAGAGTGAAATTAATGCACGCTCCCCATTACCCACTGCGGTATTAACCAAACGGACGCTCATGGCAACAGCTCAGATGAATAAGTTAAGAAAGTATTTGCCGAGTGCGAAGACTGAATAAAGGAAcattaagaagaagaaaaacagccccGAGGTAGAGTTCAACGAGGATCTGCGTCAACGTTGCCACAAGCATCGCAGTTTATAAACTATGGCCACCGTGGGTCAGGGGGCGCGTGCACCGGCAACATATGGCGAGCGAGCGCGTGTGGGACACGTTTCATGTCGCTGTTACCGTGAATTACAGAAGAAGAGATCAGGTGTTGAAGTTTCCTTTAATTAGGTAGAATGGCTCATTTGTGTGGTTTAAAATGATATATTACATTAGCGTTGGTCGTTTAATCCGCAACCTTATTATTCGTGTTCATTATGTCCTGGACTAAAGCTGCGTCTTTAAACAACATTCACGAAGGTTACAGCAGGATTCGTTATGTTCAATAGATGCAATTTATACAATTAGAAGATTCCGTATTCATCAATTTATTAAACTTACATTATTGTTATGATTGTGTCAATTATAATTTGTGTTATCTTTCTTGTATTAGTGGTTTATTATAATTACATCATGCTTGCGTTATTGGTTGCTATTATAAGCCATCAGCCTGCTCATTTCTTAACACGCTCTAAAAGTCTTTAAAAAACTAGATTTGTATCAACGACAACTTGTTATTACCATTACCATTACTATTAtcataataattaatttaatactGGAAAAACAAGTGGGAGCAAACGCGTTTAGGTTTGTGGTTCacggttttaaaaaaaactgcatttcaGTGAAAAAAAGGTGCGTAGAAACAACAGAGACCAAGAAACATTACATtttcgtttttctttttattccccAAAATCAAATTAACATAACAATGAATTGCAaaattatagttttttttattattcaggaAATGTATTTATGGAGTTATAAAACGAAAACCAAATGAAACATATCTGCAATAAATAGGCCTATGTCAATTCATCTCATCCAGTGAAagcaaaagacacacaagttcATCTGAAGATacgaaagaaaatacaaaagaaggCTGCATTGATGGCTACATTAAATAGGCTATTTGTTTGGAATTGGCAGGACTACACTagcaaacaaagcaacaaaataTGGTttatggtttgaaaaaaaatgtcgtATTTCTCAAGCCTCTGGCTCGTGTATTTTTAAAGTGCACATGAACTTTTGAAGTTACATTatacaaacaaatgaacaaataaaaacattcatcacATCTAAAATCATATTATAgctaaaaaactttttttttacatcatcaAATACAAGCAATGGTCCCAAAAAGGTACTATTTAGTGTAAGACAGCTCTTTTGGTCGGAGTGACGCGGGGAATACCCATGGCAGTGCTGCACGCGACATGGCAGAGGGGTCTTCCAGCCGCGTCTCCATGGAAACTGGGAATTATAGGCTAATACATCTATTGGCAGAACCGAATTAGGTCTATCTCACACGAAAAATAGCTGTTATACTATGTAACAAGTCATTAAAATAAACGTATTGTTAAAATGACATTTGCACCATCTTAACGGCATGTTGACACGGTTATCGGCCATTACTTTATCATCCTTGAACTTTCAACAAagtcgttttttattttttattttatttttgaatcaTCATTCAGAAAGCAACCGTGTGGTGATGGCGGCTGCGCAGCTTGAGCTCCGAGAAGTCATCCTCTTCACTCGAGTGGAGCTCCATCGCCATTTCATCCGAGTCACTGAAGTGGGAGTGCGGGGAAAACTCCCCGTCGCTCCGGGGAGACTCCTTCCCGCCGCCCCCGACCGGTGCGAGCGAGTTGCTTCCCCGAGCGGAAGGAGGAGGCGAGGCCGACCGCATTGCTTCTTCGACCATGGCGGAAAAGGACCCGTCGTCGAAGGAGGGGTGGAAGGGCATCCCGCTGATGTGAACAGGTAGCCCCCCACCCGAGACCGGCCCAGCAGCCGCGGTCCTACAGGTGCCCGGAGACGGGGGAGCCCTGTTCTTCGCCCCGTCAAAACCAACGGCGGATGGAAGCGTAATGTCACACTTTGGcgagttgtttttattgtttgagaCGTcggtactgctgctgctgccgccgctgctgctgctgccgccgctgctgctggtgctgctggtggcgctggtggaggtggaggttggGGACGGAGCTTGGAGCAGATCAGCCAGGGCATTGATGTAAATCTGCGCCATCTGCAAAGTTTCATATTTGGAGAGCTTCTTGTCGTTGTCCAGCGCCGGGATGACGCTGCGCAACTCGTCGAACGCGTAGTTGAGCCCGTGCATCCGCCTCCTTTCGCGCGCGTTGGCGGCTACGCGCCTCTGCTTGTGGACTACGTGGACCGGTCTGCTGGACTGGGCTCTCTGTCTCGTGGATGTCTCCTCGTCGGAACAGCTGGCCGTGCCTTGAAGACGGCACAAGTCCCTGACTTTGagcgaagaagaggaagaagaagaggaggaggggctctTGGCAGTTATTCTGTAGCTGAGAGGGCTGGGGTGGCCCGAGGACTCCGGGGAACCGCTCTCTGCGGAAAGGAAAGCACGCGTGTGATGA
Coding sequences:
- the LOC144395193 gene encoding transcription factor Atoh1-like, translated to MDVRSVGDWSRSEVADLNSRLQSPGSVERGGQQHLQQHLAESRYEPALTLVDSGSDPRAWLAPAQPSGTCAPHARSPDRLRHSPCPSTGSFQESGSPESSGHPSPLSYRITAKSPSSSSSSSSSLKVRDLCRLQGTASCSDEETSTRQRAQSSRPVHVVHKQRRVAANARERRRMHGLNYAFDELRSVIPALDNDKKLSKYETLQMAQIYINALADLLQAPSPTSTSTSATSSTSSSGGSSSSGGSSSSTDVSNNKNNSPKCDITLPSAVGFDGAKNRAPPSPGTCRTAAAGPVSGGGLPVHISGMPFHPSFDDGSFSAMVEEAMRSASPPPSARGSNSLAPVGGGGKESPRSDGEFSPHSHFSDSDEMAMELHSSEEDDFSELKLRSRHHHTVAF